ATACTATAACAGGGGAGTGGTAGACTATGGTTTGTGTCCCTGACTCCAGtacaccctcttcccccacctttATTGTGTCCCTGATCTCTATCACTCTGGAGTAGAACTTTTTTACCTGGAGGGTGGTGGgtttatggaattcgctgcccgaattggtggtagaggcaaggaccctcaactcttttttaaaaagtacctggacctgcacctaaagtgctgtaagctgcagggctacggaccaggtgctggaaggtgggattagaatgggtacctggttgttcttcgagcaggTGCGGACACGATgtactgtatcttttctatggtgtcCCGCAGAGGCCTGAAATTGCTCCATAGGGAAAATTGGAGTAAGTTGCCTGGTCCACTTCCATGCGCGCCATCACCAGTCCATTTCAGAGCAGACTAAGCACACTCCATGCACTTAGTATGTTACATGGGGCAACCCAAGAAACGGGAAAAGTAAATatcaatttattttgttttacaATCAAGCCATCTTAAAAAGAAGTTACCCAATCTGTCAAGATTTCAAAGTGTGTGCTCCTTCACCAAAATTTTGATATGTCGTCAATGCTCAGGATGCACCATGTTTCCTGCAGGCCTTTTTTTGcctgtgtttttttctttttttgctcATCACTCTTCCTTCACATCTTCATGAAATTGAGAGATATATAGGATTACGTAAACTTGACCAACCCAATAAAAGCCAGGTTTGATATCAGAAGAAAAATGCAATCTACCATCTAAAGTATAAAATTTCAGGGAGACATCTATATTGTGTACAAAGAAGCCTAAGCTTAACTCGTCTTTTCTTACTTATACGTTATAACAAATTACTTTTGTGTCCCATTCAGAGAACATTGTGACAATGTCGCAATAGTAACCCTGGAGGAGCAAAAGTGTTTGAGAGTTCAATTCTTGGTTCTGAACTTGTGAATTTGACATTATAACTGGATTCTCTTCTAGATTATataactgcctttatctcatctgtGTGAGTGAAGTCTACTATGGCTTTAGACTGGAACCATAATTGTGACTAATTGAAGAGCAGTTTTATTTTCCGTTCATTAAAATCAGCAGGCCGTAATTAGCTAAAGTTGGTCAGAACTGTTCAAAGTTGAACTGTCTTCCTCAAATTATTGTCTttcagttttggaatgtttcccaTGCTTTTTTGTTGGTAAGTCTTGGAGTAAATAATTTTAGTTCCATTTGGTCCTTGTTCTCCACAATTTTTTGAAGTGGTTGATGAGGATAAAATATTGTCCTCTGAAGATGCAATACAGACTTTTTATTTGCATTTACCGAACTCAATAGCATCTGAAACCCAAGTTACCATTTTTTCTGCTATAGCTTTTAGCTAGAGTCCATGATCCTCTCGAATTACCGAGGTTACCTTGCATGAATTTCTGCATGATGTGGAAATATTGCTCCAAAGTTTGTTTATTTGTGTAAGAGTCATAAGtggaaccatttacatttcccGAGGATAAATATGCAGTCTTGCTTTATTCCATTAAAGTGCCGACAAAGGCTTGGTGATTTGTAGACATACAGACGTAACATCGATGTTCAATAGCCTCTCcactgttagctgatctcagctagagcTGTAACAGGAGTATTGCAATTGCCTGCACAGTGCCCCCAGCCTAGACATTTGTctctttgttgtttgtgggaccttgctgtgtgccaacTGCCTTCTGCGTTTGCCTACAAACAGTGAATACGCTTAAAAAGCAATTATTTGATTGTGAAGCAgttttgcactgcctgaaaggcgctatataattggtCTTTCGTTCTTTTTACTATTGAGTCTTGAAACCCATTGAATGAATTTATGCAGATTCTCACTGCTGTCCTGTAAGCTTAAGCCCAGAGGTACATAACTTCTGTTTTGGATCAAAATATGAAcacggggtaattttcaacttacgTACTGGAGTGTAAAACTGACACAAAATCAATGGCAGGGAATATCAGGTGGTGAAAATTACATCCATAGTTTTAAACCTGTATGGTCCATGAATGACGTGTCCAACCAATGCCATTTGTGATATACTGAGACACTTAATGTTCCAGATCCTCCCTCGTTTGCACTGCAGAGTGGAATTCAGAGCATAGGCATGAAAACCATTGTGCATGTGCAgttgtttaaaataatgacttgggtCTATGGCTGCAGACCTTCCTCAGTGTTTGGTAAGGGACGATCTATTTAGGCCAGCGTCCTTGGCCTGTACATGTAGTCTGACAATTAACTCCACCCTCTGGCAGCATGGAGCTGAACCATTTTCTGAAGTGCATCTCCTTGCCACCAAATGCACTAGCACTGCCATATCTATATTGCAGAGCAGCCACTGGAGTTGGGAGGTAGGCCTACCATTGATGCCAGTTCTTTAATAGGAATGTAGCATTAGACTGGATGCTTAATGTCTTAATTTGCATAACTTAATTTGGAAAAAAGTGAGGCTAGGTTTTCTAATTGAATCTTTTTGCAGATACATCAACACAAACTAGTTGTAAACAAACCTGTTTTTCAGTTAAATCAGCTTTAGCACATTCAACAATTTTTAATCCTGtttgagttcatagaatcatacagcactggaggaggtcattcagcccatcttgcctgtgccagctctttgaaagagttatccaattagtcccactccccttctctttgcCCATTTCcccatagtgtgtgtgtgtgtgtgtgtgtgtcaattgaatccgcttccaccacccttcaaggcagtgcattccagatcatcataatgcGCTGCATATAAAAaagtcttctcatctcccctctggttcttttgccaattatcttaaatctgtgtcctctagttaccaaccctcctgccattggaaacagtttctccctatttactcttgccaaaacccctcatcattttgaacacctccattaaatctccccttaaccttctgctctaaggagaacaatcccagtttcttcagtctctccacataactgaagtccctcatccctaataccattctagtaaatctcctccgtaacctctccaaggccttgacatccattctgaagtgtggtgcccaaaattggacacagtgcaccagctggggcctaaacagtgatttatgaaggcttggcataacttccttgcttttctactctataccGCTGTTcatgaagccaaggatcccatatgattttttttaacagccttctcaacttgtcctaccagcATCAAAGATTTTGTTAACCTACCTTTGTTTAAGTCTATGTGTTTTACTAATGTTGCTTGACATTTTCTGAAGCATATGATAACAAATTCAAGAATTTAAAATTTCAACAATAACTCTCAGTTGGTCAGTTTGAATAATTCTTTTTAATGAGCATATGTGACCTTGGTTGAAGTGAAAACAAAACTGCACTTTCCTACCATATCGTGTCTAAAGCTAAATTTTGATGAtttgaaatgttttttaaaaagtttttttttttctttttctgtttagGTGCATTAAGTAGATTGGAATACTGAAGGAAGCATTGGCAAAGAACGGCTACAATGGAAGATAGTGTGACACTTCATGAACTGTAATAATTTTGTCACAGAAATTGGTTTTGGTGATTCAGCATTGTGGTTGGATTGTAGGCTGAGCCTTGGCTTTTATCTGCGTCAAGAATTGATTCAGCTTTTATGGAATATAACTGAAGACCAGAATTTTTCAATCCTCTAAGGTTTAGGTCCCAGAATTCCAGTATATATTCTCGTGTTGTGATCACTTAAGTTTGGAAGATGCCAATCCTGAAACAGCTTGTGGCCAGCTCCAATCAGTCCAAACGTCGCTCCCGTGTAGATTTGACTGCAGATATGATTAGTGCTCCTCTGGGTGATTTCCGCCACACTATGCATGTGGGTCGGGGGGGTGATGTCTTTGGAGACACGTCATTCCTTTCTAGCAGGGTTGGAGACGCTGCTGCTGCTGAAGCAACCCCCAAGCCAGGTCTGCTCTCTCGGAAATTCAGAAGCAGCAGCAAACGGTCTCAGTCAGTAACACGTGTTGATAAGCGAGACACACTGACATCAAGCGATTCAGctatctttgtgaaaaatgcagTGTCTCTGCCTCAGCTCAATGATAAGACTGTGGAGCCAACTAATCAACTAGCAAAGAGCCTTTCATCAAGCCCCATAAGGAAGCTTGCAAGTGAAAAAATGGAGGATAAACCTGCCAATGGGGCTGCCAGCATAGTTGAAAGTAAACCTACAGAATATCAAGATGAGAGAGATTTTGGAGATATCACAGATCttcctgcatctctctccagtgGTGGCTTTCCGCTAAAGCATGCTGAATCCATCATGTCCTTTCATGTTGACCTTGGTCCTTCGATGCTCAGTGATATTTTAAGTGTTATGGAGAAAGATACCTGGGAAAATGATGATATTGATCTTGGTTTTGGAGATGACAAGCAAGTTGACTATTCTGATTCACAAAAGAAGGTGGCCACAGAGAAGCTTGTAGAAggaccctcagtctcaacagtgGCTTTGCAAAGTAATGTTAAAAGTGCTGCATATAGCCCAGGTTCTGGGAGTCACTTATCACAAGGTAGTGGCTCTGTGTCAAGTTTGGCCTCTGGGACTACAGAAGAGAGGCGGTCGGTTTATGAGGGAGTTAGTCATGGCGATGTCGACAGTATGAAAAATATTGCTGAATCCAGAGATTCCTTTAGAGAGGAGGGGAATGAAGGAGATAAGGATTTTACCTTCATGGATGAAGAGGATGAAATCCGTGTGTAGATTTGGCCTTTGTGGAATATTTACTTTAAGGATTTAGAGAACAAGATGAATTTGTCTGTCCTGGAATTTACAGCATTAATGAATTATGGCGGGATTGCACTAGACTCTTACACCACAGACTCAAAACAAATTCTGTAATAAAGGCTGTAACCAAATTCTCTAATCCACATAAAACAGCAGCATCTGTAGATACTCATGGCGACTCACTGCTTATGTTTTAGTCAACCAGAATTAACCGTGTATTATGTACATTCCTAAATATGTTTGTGCTACCTTTATAAAAAGTACATGCTGTTATTGATCTTGTATTTTAATTTTTGACTCTATACTGTGAGGTCAAAAGGACTTTTTTCAGAAGACTTGGCATGTCTACTTCCTGTTTAAATACTGTCTTGTATTTCGAAAATGGTTCAAGGTGCTGCACTCCCAATTTTTCAATTACCTTCCACTTCCTCTGGCTGTATTTCTATATGTTCATTTGGCAGGTTTAGAACAAATCTTTTCTGTATATGTACACAATCTGCTGTGATGCATCCCAATTGAAACCTTTGCCTTGAGATGGCTGGATATCACTAACTCTTAAGATGCTAAGTTATTTTCAGAAATTTTAAGATACGCACCTTTTTCTCATCACTTCATAACATTTCAGCTGCTCAGTATTGTGAAATAGCATATGGAATCCAAGAATCTTTTTTTTTCAATCTTCTTACAATAAACAGTCCTGAGTGTTAAAATACACCACATACGTTATTCACTGTGGAATGCTATTACTCTTAATGCTTCCTAAATGTTTAATTATCTCTGTCCCGATGCAAAGCAGTTTATGACTTAGTGGCATACTGGTCTTTGGTACTCAGACCACTGGTGATGGGTTTGAGTTGGTCATTGAAACCTGCCATCTAGAGATGTGATGACTTCTGACCACTTTCTGCCAAATTAGTTAATTCAGTGAAAGTGGATTAGCATGTCATTGAATGGGGACTGATCTTGAATTCATCCCACTGTTACACCAACTGCATTGTTGCAGGATTAAGCATTCCTGTAGGTCCAACATCCAAGTGTTGTGTCTccctaaattgcaacagtgacttcaaaagtaattcatcggcTGCAAAGCATGTTAGGACATTCTGAAGTTGcaaaagacattatataaatgaaagttcattCATCATAATGATGAGAACCAGGTTATGGACCATTATCCATCCACATTGAACTGTCACTGAAGCTTTCTAAGGCTAACTGCTTTTCGCATCAATTTTTTGTTAAATGTGTATAATAATTCATAGAATATTGTTTGCACTGCTCTCTCcttttttcacccccccccccccccccccaaaaaaaaaatcactttcaaGTCACATTTCACATATTCCACAGGAGCAACAGACTTTGGGGTTTTACATCCAAGGAACAGATCAACCACACCAGCTGGTTCCTAAATTTAGCAACTAAGGTTGAGGGAGGTAtagagaaggatttttttttaatcctcctGATTTTTGCCAAGACACAGATTTTGTTaagattttatgtttttttttaggaTAACAGTGAGTGCCGATCAGGACTTTTGAGGATATGCAAGCTGCTTACTTCAGTACACCATATCCCAGAAGCATCCTGTCTCAGATCTTTGAGATGAAGGTGAATATTCCGAGATAAAGATGTTCACACACGTAGGATAAAACTGATCTTGTGTGGACAACCTACAAAtaatatctctctccccctctatttatTGTACCTTCTTCAGGCATTCTGCAGATTGTATTCCAAAATTCAATACTGTGTCAATTAAAATGTAGTGTATTATAGATATAATAGTTTTAATATACAAATTATATAGCTGAAAAGTCTAATTACATGGTAAATGGCAAATCTGAAACACAGATGAAATAATTAGTAATGTACCCATTGTATTAAATTTGCACCTGTTTGTCTTGGAACAAAAGCCTCCGATGCAAAATGTCAGTGACTGCACAAAAATTAACCCAGCAATGCAAAAGAAAATGCaggttcccccccccctttcaaggAGCATTTTAGTCTGCTAACTGtcattaaaagggttaaattaaagtGCACTGTTTCTACAGAAAAGGAATCCAATAACCAGCAGTTCATCAATAATTTCAACTTTTGACTTAAATAACTCTTAATTCATAAGTTAGTCACGTTTTGCACCAGAAAAATTGAGTATACCAGAGCTGATTTTCATCCCCTCCAGTAGTAGAATTATTACTTTAAATGCATAATTACATGGCATTGCTCATTGTTGAGAATCCTACAAAAAAAGTGTTGGTAAGGGGGCAGGTTATGGAGTTGCtcttgtatgattttttttttttggcaaagcAGTCATGAATTCCTTTCTGCCTCCAGTTTCTTCTCTACCTAGCTTGAGGTGGTGAATTAGACCCATTCATTTACCTATGAACAACACTAGTATCTAATCTTTCTTTGCAGTCTAGTGatgaaaaataaagaaaatgtttGCTTGAGTATAGTAAAATTTCAATATTTTgatattctgattttttttgtatgAACCACAAAACTTGGAACTTTTATTACCCTGCTCCCCAATAAGCTCTCCAATGGAACATATATAAGGCACTGCAAATTTGAATACCTTTCAAAGGCAGGAATCTGAAGTGCCTTGAGCAAGATTAATTTCCTTTTTCAAATTTTCCATTTATATTACAGATCAATGCAATATGGGTTAAGAACAGAATTTTCtggttttttcttttaaaaatggacAATGgtaattgcattttttttaggAACATGTGGACATGTCGTGGTGTTACGCAATATGGTACTTTCTGACCTGAATTTTTAAACTGAAAATTGATGCTTATATGTGGTGATGGATGATATTTTACCATGAAGCTGGAATGTGAAAGTGACAAAAGATGCCATAAAAGACTTAGTTTCTGCAGGACTGTAGTTTTCTTTAATATTATGAACATGTAAATTTTCTAGCTGTTTACGTGTTTTTAAAAGGTACAGTGTAAAATATTGGTTTAATCTTGAGTATGTGTTGGTCAGTCAGCATGTTGAACATTGCAAATTTTCAACATGACAACTGCATACAGCCCAGGGTACTGCATTAACTGTGCATGTTTAATTGgaaatgtgaaggttaaagttttCTCATTTTGGGGAACTGCACATATTGACCCTAATTTGTTTCTGGACAAGACTTCAGGTCAGATTTGTTGATGCAGTGCTACATATACAGTATATTTTGTGTGTAATATAGATTCAACACTAAATGCATTTCCTTGTGTTTATAGAAAGAGAAATCAGTGTACATGAGTTGAGTATTTCTAACCCATGATACAAACTGCAGTACATGAAATTAAAGCTTTTTTTcagttctttttcttttatattttaaaaaaacataagttGAATACTATTTGATCAACTTCAAAATGGGCTTGTTGAAATGGTGACCAGAGCATCCCAGCAGAAAGTAGCAGCAAAGTGTTTGTGTTTTTTCTTGTATAGACTTGTGTCTGATCTAATTTCAGTTCACATGCATCTTTAAATCATAAAGTAAAAAGGAAACACTAGAAATGCTagagatctgaaataaaacaaaatgctggaaacactcaagttAGTATCTGTGACTGGTTATGACGTTTTGGGTGTGTACTGTTCGGAACATACTAGTGCATGGATAAAGGACATTAGTATCCCATGCTTGCTTGATTTGTATTATATGTTCTTTCACGATATCTAACTGCAGGGCTTGCAGGTACAGTTGCTGCTGATGCAGGAAACTGCAGAACaggtggaataaaaggagcatggTTAGAATATTTTTCTGTAAATAAACTAATTTGATTTGGATAATTTGGAGTCTGGAAGATTGAGTGGAAAATACAATACAGGTTCACTTGTTAACGAACTGGGACGCCAATGAAATGCACAAAAAAAGATTTGTAAGTTACcgctaaaatgattttttttttagttttcacaTCCTATTTTGCTAGTAATCTCTTAATAAATCCAATTGTGtgccaaatatttaaagaaaacgTGGTTGCTATAATATGCTGCAGCTGTGAAGTGCTCTCTTCTATGCTCCCCCAACCATATTTAACCAGAGAGATGCTACATTGTATGTGTGTACATATTGATAGTTCACTTTTTTATGGTGTATTTTTTCTTTATGAAAATGAATGTAAATAAACTGACAAGTCTTATTTTAAAggttttatttttgaaatgcatTGGCAGTACTAAAACCCAAGGGGTACTATCACTGACTTCACAGAACACACAACCTAATATTTCAAAATGCTTTGTTATATCAGAGTAGTGATTTTCTTCAATAGTTTGATGATTcatttgggaatttttttttggttaatAAACTGTGTGCAAAGTGAACTCTCTTTTTTGTGTTGTGAATTGTTTTGCCATTATTTACTTAATATTTTTGACCTCTTTCCAGCCTCTAGCTATTGCTGACcgaagaaatgtaaggaatcttacaacaccaggttatagtccaacagttttatttgaaaatcacaagcttttggagcttacctccttcgtcaggtgagtgagtgaagggttttaaaatcgcatggcatatattaggctgggagacgatcgcagcaatcaaaggtgtcgttggtgttcagacaggttagccatggaaaacattacatcccagtatactgaatacacaatgggtcagattacacagacagagaaagagacccaaaaggcagagagagaatgtccagttgtattaaaaacagataattttttttcccgctggtgggggtaCGTGTAGTGTACAACTGGacagtctgtgtctgtctgtctctgtgtctctctctctctctctgtctctgtctctgtctctgtcatctgacccattgtgtatactgggatgtaatgttttccatggctaacctgtctgaacaccaacgacacctttgattgctgtgattatttcccagcctaatatatgctatgcgattttaaaacccttcactcactcacttgacgaaggaggtaagctccgaaagcttgtgattttaaaataaaactgttggactataacctggtgttgtaagattccttacatttgtccaccccagtccatcagcggcatctccacatcatgaccgaAGAAAGGTCAGTGAAAGATAACAccacaaaaaaaatatattatgTGCTTTTGAGTGGAAGGGCATTGGCTGGTCTCCCCTGTACAAAAATAATGAGCATTAGGAATGACACATCTGACTAAATGTTGCAGTAATTTTGTTCCGAGAGAAAGTTCTTTACATGCAGATACTGTTCCAGCCAGTGCATCCTTGCAGTGATtgagaattgattttttttttaatggttcatGTTTTCTCACGTCAGTAAAATTATATTAAATGCACAAAATAAAAATGTCTGTTAGAAGGTATAGTGTAAGTGATCATTATAGAtctctcaattttttttcccaattaGAATTGATGACTACTCAAAGGGTATGGCTCCATGGGTGGTGGCAGCTGTGCCTTGACAAAACAGCTGATTTAAATTTGTAAGCTTAGATGGTGAGCATTCGGAGTCTGTTAATTGTTTTGAAGTGGGGAGGAGGAATATTAGTGAAGTCCAATCTTGTGTACAAGGATGCAGTATCCAGCACAGTcagtggatagtaatcaggagcagcgAGGATGAGATCATATAAACTAGAAAATCCTAGGTTCAGTTTTCAGTCAGTACTCAGTTATCTGTGGTGATAATTGGGGTCCTACTTTGGCATCTGTAAACCATAGAGCAGTATCAGCTATCGTTCTCACTCCTGATAACTATTTGCTGATACTAACTCCAGCTATGGCTTAGTTGGTAGTACTCACacctcaggaggttgtgggtttaagcccagctccaggacttgagcacttaatctagactgcagtactgaaggaggtgCCATATTTCACCCTCTGAAGACACGTTAAACCGTGGCTCCGTCTGCTTCCTCAGGTGGTCATAAAAATCGCATGGCACTAgttggagagcaggggagttctcctggtatcctggccaaaatttattcctccactaccaccaccaccaaaaaaaattacAGTTCATTTGACACTcctttaaaatctatctctttgaccaagtttttggtcatgtCCTGATAGCTCCTTATGTagctcattgtcaaattttgtggataacactcctgtgaagcgccttgggacattttgctgcattgatggcgctatataaatgcaagtagttgtctcgcagctgtgtgtgggaccttgcagtgcagaaattggctgtgttgtttgcctacaaaactgcctacactttaaaaataattcattggctgtaaattgctttgggatgtcctacagtatgaaaggcagtatataaatataCTTTTTTTTCCTACCTATCCTTTCATGAGTGGATTTCTGGTAAGAGTAGGATtaaacttggctgtgatgctgtcTGCAATTGAACAGTAATGCTCCTCATTTAGACtctcatgaagaatgggcacttggctgAGATACAAAGAGGCTGCTAGCACCtatggaactataccccaaccttcaggagaggaggagagaaattggAGAGGGGTGAAGAATGCTTATGCTaatagttagaccacacttggagactagaactgtgcacaatatgcCATGTTACAGAAAGAATAcggagacattggagagg
The nucleotide sequence above comes from Heptranchias perlo isolate sHepPer1 chromosome 23, sHepPer1.hap1, whole genome shotgun sequence. Encoded proteins:
- the cdc42ep4b gene encoding cdc42 effector protein 4 translates to MPILKQLVASSNQSKRRSRVDLTADMISAPLGDFRHTMHVGRGGDVFGDTSFLSSRVGDAAAAEATPKPGLLSRKFRSSSKRSQSVTRVDKRDTLTSSDSAIFVKNAVSLPQLNDKTVEPTNQLAKSLSSSPIRKLASEKMEDKPANGAASIVESKPTEYQDERDFGDITDLPASLSSGGFPLKHAESIMSFHVDLGPSMLSDILSVMEKDTWENDDIDLGFGDDKQVDYSDSQKKVATEKLVEGPSVSTVALQSNVKSAAYSPGSGSHLSQGSGSVSSLASGTTEERRSVYEGVSHGDVDSMKNIAESRDSFREEGNEGDKDFTFMDEEDEIRV